AAGGCGTACGACCGGATCGTCGCACGTCAAGCGACGGTAGTAGGCGCGCATCAGGTCGTCCCGTTCGGGTTCGGGAATCGGCTCGACGAACGCCTCCCAGGCGTCCGGGTAGATGTGGTTCGCACCCTGCTGGTAGAACCAGTGCAGTTCGTGGCGGCGCAGCAGGAAGACGCCGCGTAGGATGAGCTCGCTCACCGCGCTGGGGTGCTCCTGCGCATAGGCGAGCGCCAGCGTGCTGCCCCAGGAGCCGCCGAACACTTGCCAGCGTTCGATGCCCAAGTGCTCGCGCAGTCGTTCGATATCGGCGACCAAGTGCCATGTCGTGTTGTTGTGCAGCGACGCGTGTGGCTGGCTTCGACCGCACCCGCGCTGATCGAACAACACGATCCGGTAGTGGCGAGGATCCCAGAAACGGCGCTGGCGGGGATTGGTTCCTCCGCCCGGGCCGCCGTGCACAAACAACGCGGCCTTACCGCGGGGGTTGCCCGATTCCTCGAAATACAGCTCGTGCTCGTCGTCCACACGCAGCCGGCCCGTCTGGTAAGGCCGCAGTTGCGGATACAGCTCGCGCAGGGTCGCTGAATTGGTCATGCGAGGTCCTCGACTACAAGCGCCACAGCATCAGCACCAAGCAGGCTCCAAAGAGCGCATGCTGCATTCCCATTAGCCCGGCGAGACGTCTCACCATGCGGGCCGCCTCGACCAGAGGTCGCTCGCCGTCCAGTTCCCGCGCCAGTCTGCCAAGCAGCGAGCGAACTGCGCCCAGGCAGAGCAGCACCCATGCGAGCGTCAGGCTGAGAGCGATGTGGTAGCGCACGCCGAGTGCCCCGAAGCCTCCCGGGGTGATCAACGCGATTGCCACCCCGCTCACGAGGACGAGGAGTGCCGCGATGGCGGCGCGACGGTGGCTGCGAACGATCTCAGCGATACGCAGCCGAGCGTAGCTGCGCTCGAGCTGTATCGCCTGGCGCGCCTCCCGGCCGAGGCCCAACGTTCCGCCAAACCAAACCATGGCGCATAGCACGTGCAGGATGAGAAGCCCCTGGTAGACGCCGGCAACCATGCGCGCCATCCTAGTCATCTGGACCCACACTTCCTACTACAATCCGACGGACCCGAGATGGTTGGCGGCGCATGCCCCTTCGCTCCTGGATTGCGAGCCGCAGCGGCCGTGGCGTAAGGCGGCCTATGCGCGCTCCCGGATCGGCACATCAATGAACGAAGACATGCTGATCGTGCACGAGATCTACCGCTCGATTCAGGGCGAATCGAGTCTTGCGGGGCTTCCCTGCACGTTCGTGCGGTTGACCGGATGCAACTTGCGGTGCATCTGGTGCGATACGCCCGAGGCGTTTAGCGGAGGCACGCGGCTGCAGCGCGGCGAAGTGCGCGAGAGGGCGCTTTCTTTGGGCACAGAGCTTGTCGAGGTCACCGGTGGCGAGCCCTTGCTTCAGGCCGGCTGCGTGCATCTGCTGCGGGAGCTGTGCGACGCCGGCAGGACCGTCTTGCTCGAGACCAGCGGAGAGCGCGATCTCAGCGGGGTCGATCCACGCGTGCGTCGGATCATGGACTTGAAGGCCCCTGGCAGCGGTGAGCTGGCACGTAATCGCTGGCAGAACCTGGCATTGCTGGGTAAACAGGACGAAATCAAGTTCGTGCTGGCCGATCGGCGCGACTATGTGTGGGCGCGCGACATCATTCGAAACCAGAAGCTCGAGCAGCGGGTGGGCGAGGTGCTGCTCAGCGCAGTGCACGGCGTGCTCGAGCCGCGCAGGTTGGTGGAGTGGACCCTAAAGGACGGCCTCGAGGTTCGAGTGCAGCTACAACTGCATAAGCTCATCTGGGGAGCAGATGCCAGGGGAGTGTGAGGATGAAGGCGTCTGCCGCGCTGTCGTTTCACGC
This is a stretch of genomic DNA from Pseudomonadota bacterium. It encodes these proteins:
- the pip gene encoding prolyl aminopeptidase encodes the protein MTNSATLRELYPQLRPYQTGRLRVDDEHELYFEESGNPRGKAALFVHGGPGGGTNPRQRRFWDPRHYRIVLFDQRGCGRSQPHASLHNNTTWHLVADIERLREHLGIERWQVFGGSWGSTLALAYAQEHPSAVSELILRGVFLLRRHELHWFYQQGANHIYPDAWEAFVEPIPEPERDDLMRAYYRRLTCDDPVVRLRAARAWSIWEASTSSLVVVPDVLKDMAAENFALAFARIECHYFVNEGFLGSPNALIDNVDRIRHLPGVIVHGRYDVVCPMQAAWDLHRAWPEADFRICKRSGHSAFEPEIVHELVSATDRFRN
- a CDS encoding radical SAM protein, producing the protein MNEDMLIVHEIYRSIQGESSLAGLPCTFVRLTGCNLRCIWCDTPEAFSGGTRLQRGEVRERALSLGTELVEVTGGEPLLQAGCVHLLRELCDAGRTVLLETSGERDLSGVDPRVRRIMDLKAPGSGELARNRWQNLALLGKQDEIKFVLADRRDYVWARDIIRNQKLEQRVGEVLLSAVHGVLEPRRLVEWTLKDGLEVRVQLQLHKLIWGADARGV